Proteins encoded within one genomic window of Prauserella marina:
- a CDS encoding nuclear transport factor 2 family protein, whose translation MTSTENRLAALERRLREAEDRLALLHIVASYGPAVDSGSAEVVAAMWTEDGSYDSDPAVFEGRREIAAMVLGTRHQGLIGSGAAHLLGIPHIALDGDEAVVTTSQLVLRDKDGQGFRVARTGVNRWEFVRTSEGWKVRDRVNRQLDGGARGRALAASAVDPAPES comes from the coding sequence ATGACCAGCACCGAAAACCGGCTCGCCGCACTGGAGCGGCGGTTGCGCGAGGCAGAGGACCGGCTCGCGCTGCTGCACATCGTGGCGAGTTACGGGCCCGCCGTCGACAGCGGTTCCGCCGAGGTCGTGGCCGCGATGTGGACCGAGGACGGCAGCTACGATTCGGATCCCGCCGTTTTCGAAGGCAGGCGCGAAATCGCGGCGATGGTTCTCGGCACGCGGCATCAGGGCCTCATCGGCTCCGGCGCGGCACATCTCCTCGGTATCCCGCACATCGCGCTCGACGGCGACGAGGCCGTGGTCACCACCTCGCAACTCGTGCTCCGCGACAAGGACGGGCAGGGATTCCGCGTCGCGCGCACCGGCGTCAACCGGTGGGAGTTCGTACGCACCAGCGAAGGCTGGAAGGTGCGCGATCGGGTCAACCGGCAACTCGACGGCGGCGCGAGGGGACGGGCGCTCGCGGCGAGCGCGGTCGATCCCGCGCCGGAAAGTTGA
- a CDS encoding nuclear transport factor 2 family protein, whose amino-acid sequence MTAARDSEHNDRHEIHQVVLRYCRGVDRLDLGLVRSAYHAEGIDHHTGFDGTADEYVDWLAGALQRFSGTMHIVGNHIAELHGDYAVSETYGTAVHWGDPGDDPRRNFTSGFRYVDLMTRRQSRWAISERWAVREWTRSDAGRLLAKEGKGPSGRRDGTDPLYLATARASAGPS is encoded by the coding sequence GTGACGGCCGCACGCGACTCGGAACACAACGACCGCCACGAAATTCACCAGGTGGTGCTGCGCTACTGCCGCGGTGTCGACCGGCTCGATCTCGGCCTCGTCCGCTCCGCCTATCACGCAGAGGGCATCGACCATCACACCGGTTTCGACGGCACGGCAGACGAGTACGTCGACTGGCTGGCCGGTGCCCTGCAACGGTTTTCCGGCACCATGCACATCGTCGGCAACCATATCGCGGAGCTGCACGGTGACTACGCGGTCAGCGAAACCTACGGGACGGCGGTGCACTGGGGCGATCCCGGCGACGACCCCCGCCGCAATTTCACCAGCGGTTTCCGCTACGTCGATCTCATGACCCGCCGCCAGAGCAGGTGGGCGATCAGCGAGCGCTGGGCGGTCCGGGAATGGACCCGTTCGGACGCGGGCAGGCTCCTGGCCAAGGAAGGCAAGGGTCCTTCCGGTCGCAGGGACGGCACCGATCCGCTCTACCTCGCGACGGCTCGTGCGAGCGCGGGGCCGTCCTGA
- a CDS encoding TIGR03617 family F420-dependent LLM class oxidoreductase has protein sequence MELVTTLPADTPLHDVGTRVRRIEALGFDTVHIPETVHDSLSVALLALEHSTTLTVRTSMTLAFPRSPMVTAYAAWDLARFSGGRFQLGLASQVRGNIVGRFSVPWSRPSPWLADYIGALRAIFAAFTTGEPLDYHGSHFRFDRLQPYFNPGPASMAAPPIWTGGVNRRMCLVAGAHADGYVSHATNSHPRFLRGTTLPALAEGASSAGRSDGGPRVVVVPFCVTGADKTTLDASRELVRRELAFLYSTPAYRPTLSMLGHEQLGARLTELVGQRRWQRLSSVLTDEVLSGLVPEAGFAELPDVLHEWYGGLCEGLAIRLPEDPADDARFAGVLESIKDIPTRHDHPAT, from the coding sequence ATGGAACTCGTCACGACGCTGCCCGCCGACACCCCGCTGCACGACGTCGGCACACGCGTTCGCAGGATCGAGGCGCTCGGGTTCGACACCGTGCACATCCCGGAGACGGTGCACGACTCGCTGTCCGTCGCGTTGCTGGCGCTCGAACACAGCACCACCCTCACCGTGCGGACCAGCATGACCCTCGCGTTCCCGCGCAGTCCCATGGTCACCGCCTACGCGGCGTGGGACCTCGCCCGGTTCTCAGGCGGCCGGTTCCAGCTCGGCCTCGCCAGCCAAGTCAGGGGCAACATCGTGGGCCGGTTTTCCGTGCCGTGGTCGCGGCCTTCGCCGTGGCTCGCCGACTACATCGGGGCTCTGCGGGCGATTTTCGCGGCGTTCACCACCGGCGAACCACTCGACTACCACGGCAGTCACTTCCGCTTCGACCGCCTGCAACCCTACTTCAACCCCGGACCGGCTTCCATGGCCGCGCCGCCGATCTGGACCGGCGGCGTCAACAGGAGAATGTGCCTCGTCGCGGGCGCGCACGCCGACGGTTACGTCTCACACGCCACCAATTCCCATCCCCGTTTCCTGCGTGGCACAACACTTCCCGCGCTCGCCGAAGGAGCGTCCTCGGCTGGCCGATCCGACGGCGGTCCACGCGTCGTGGTGGTGCCGTTCTGCGTGACCGGAGCGGACAAGACCACATTGGACGCGTCGCGCGAACTCGTGCGGCGCGAACTGGCTTTCCTGTACTCGACTCCCGCCTACCGCCCGACGCTCTCGATGCTCGGTCACGAACAACTCGGTGCGCGGCTCACCGAACTGGTCGGCCAGCGGCGCTGGCAACGGCTTTCCTCCGTCCTCACCGACGAGGTCCTTTCCGGTCTCGTCCCGGAAGCAGGCTTCGCCGAACTGCCCGACGTACTTCACGAATGGTACGGCGGACTGTGCGAAGGGCTCGCCATCCGGCTCCCCGAAGACCCCGCCGACGACGCGAGATTCGCGGGCGTGCTGGAGTCCATCAAGGACATTCCGACGCGCCACGACCACCCGGCCACATAA
- a CDS encoding SDR family oxidoreductase, translating to MTGVCAGRSVIITGAGQGLGRAHAREFARQGARLVLNDTGAAVRALADEINADGGEAVASVGDVATWDYAETLVNLAVDTYGTLDTLVNNAGINRDRMLVTMTEREWDDVLRVDLKGHFAPLRHAAAYWREKAKAGEPVAARVVNTSSGAGLLGSVGQGNYAAAKAGIAVLTQIAAVEMARYGIVVNAIAPSARTPMTEAVFAETMAKPEHGFDAMDPANVSPLVAWLGSTEAAGVTGRVFEIAGGEVSLADGWRHGVAASKNTRWEARELGPVIEDLLAKSEAPAPVYGA from the coding sequence ATGACGGGGGTGTGCGCAGGGCGATCGGTGATCATCACCGGCGCCGGGCAAGGGCTCGGAAGAGCCCACGCGCGGGAATTCGCGAGGCAGGGAGCTCGCCTCGTGCTCAACGACACTGGTGCCGCCGTTCGCGCGCTCGCCGACGAGATCAACGCCGACGGCGGCGAGGCCGTCGCCAGCGTGGGCGACGTCGCGACATGGGACTACGCCGAAACGTTGGTGAACCTCGCCGTCGACACCTACGGCACGCTGGACACCCTGGTCAACAACGCGGGCATCAACAGGGACCGCATGCTGGTCACGATGACCGAGCGGGAATGGGACGACGTGCTCAGGGTCGACCTGAAAGGGCACTTCGCGCCGCTGCGGCACGCGGCAGCCTACTGGCGGGAGAAGGCGAAGGCGGGAGAGCCCGTCGCGGCCCGCGTCGTCAACACCTCGTCGGGCGCGGGGCTGCTCGGCAGCGTCGGCCAGGGCAACTACGCGGCCGCGAAGGCGGGCATCGCGGTGCTCACCCAGATCGCGGCCGTCGAGATGGCCCGCTACGGCATCGTGGTCAACGCCATCGCCCCCTCCGCGCGCACGCCGATGACCGAGGCGGTCTTCGCCGAGACCATGGCAAAGCCAGAGCACGGCTTCGACGCCATGGACCCCGCGAACGTCTCGCCGCTCGTGGCCTGGCTCGGCAGCACGGAAGCGGCTGGAGTCACCGGAAGGGTCTTCGAGATCGCGGGCGGCGAGGTGTCACTCGCCGACGGCTGGCGCCACGGTGTCGCCGCCTCGAAGAACACGCGGTGGGAGGCGCGCGAACTGGGCCCCGTCATCGAGGACCTGCTGGCGAAGTCCGAGGCGCCCGCACCGGTGTACGGAGCATGA
- a CDS encoding AMP-binding protein, whose protein sequence is MSTFAEIILERAEDDHPGLRAGDRTWTWAEVTRECAERAALLRELGVAGRQTHVGVLLENVPDYVFWIGAAALSGDVIVGINPTRRGEELARDIRHTDCAVLITERRMNGLLGGVDHGVPAEAVLDIDSEHYAALLAGHRSAPPPAELPPADAILLLLFSSGSTGAPKAVICTQGRFGFLADSLTARTELTRASVTYLCMPLFHGNSAMMNLAPAWKAGATVCLARKFSASGFAEDVHRYGVTFVNYVGRALSYVLAQPEGPRDAESTLELALGTEASVPDITRFAARFGCRVSEGYGLSEGVLRINRTPESPPDALGLPVAGADVRVLNEETGAECPRAEIDEYGRLRNAEAAVGQIVAVGKAAAFEGYYDNPGAHAERVRGEDFWTGDLAYRDAEGYFYFAGRSSDWLRVDSENFSAAPVERILQRWNRIAEAFVYAVPDPRTGDQVMCALRLREGAEFVPGEFADFLDQQPDLGTKWRPRFVRIVAEVPTTGSNKVAKAVLRKTAWNTTDPVYFSAGSSRTFEPFDSGNRDRIEAEFGRYGRGALLPSGSERR, encoded by the coding sequence ATGAGCACGTTCGCCGAGATCATTCTGGAACGCGCCGAAGACGACCACCCCGGGCTCAGAGCCGGCGACCGGACCTGGACCTGGGCCGAGGTGACCCGGGAATGCGCCGAACGAGCGGCCCTGCTGCGCGAACTCGGCGTCGCGGGACGGCAGACGCACGTCGGCGTGCTGCTGGAAAACGTTCCGGACTACGTGTTCTGGATCGGCGCCGCCGCACTGAGCGGCGACGTGATCGTCGGGATCAACCCGACCAGGCGCGGCGAGGAACTGGCACGCGACATCCGGCACACCGACTGCGCCGTGCTGATCACCGAGCGGCGAATGAACGGACTGCTCGGCGGAGTCGACCACGGCGTGCCGGCCGAGGCGGTCCTCGACATCGACAGCGAACACTACGCCGCTTTGCTCGCAGGCCATCGGTCAGCGCCGCCGCCCGCCGAGCTTCCCCCGGCCGACGCGATCCTGTTGCTGTTGTTCAGTTCCGGCTCGACGGGCGCGCCGAAAGCGGTGATCTGCACGCAGGGCAGGTTCGGTTTTCTGGCCGACAGCTTGACCGCGCGCACGGAACTGACTCGCGCCTCGGTGACCTATCTGTGCATGCCGCTGTTTCACGGCAATTCGGCGATGATGAACCTCGCGCCCGCGTGGAAAGCAGGTGCGACGGTGTGCCTTGCGAGGAAGTTCTCGGCATCCGGATTCGCGGAGGACGTGCACCGCTACGGAGTCACCTTCGTCAACTACGTCGGCAGGGCACTGTCCTATGTGCTCGCCCAGCCCGAAGGGCCACGGGACGCCGAAAGCACGTTGGAGCTCGCGCTCGGCACGGAAGCCTCGGTACCCGACATCACCCGCTTCGCGGCCAGGTTCGGCTGCCGGGTGTCCGAGGGGTACGGGCTCAGTGAAGGCGTGCTGAGAATCAACCGCACGCCGGAAAGCCCTCCCGACGCGCTGGGGCTTCCGGTGGCCGGTGCCGATGTGCGAGTACTGAACGAGGAGACCGGAGCGGAATGCCCTCGCGCCGAGATCGACGAGTACGGCAGGTTGCGCAACGCCGAAGCGGCCGTCGGCCAGATCGTCGCCGTGGGCAAAGCGGCGGCGTTCGAGGGCTACTACGACAATCCGGGAGCCCACGCCGAGCGCGTGCGCGGCGAGGATTTCTGGACCGGCGATCTCGCCTACCGCGACGCCGAAGGCTACTTCTACTTCGCGGGCCGTTCGTCCGACTGGTTGCGGGTGGACAGTGAGAACTTCTCAGCCGCCCCCGTCGAACGGATTCTCCAGCGTTGGAACCGGATCGCGGAGGCGTTCGTCTACGCGGTTCCCGACCCCCGGACAGGGGACCAGGTGATGTGCGCCCTGCGGTTGCGCGAAGGCGCCGAGTTCGTTCCCGGCGAGTTCGCCGACTTCCTCGACCAGCAGCCGGACCTCGGGACGAAATGGCGGCCCCGGTTCGTCCGGATCGTGGCCGAGGTTCCGACGACGGGAAGCAACAAGGTCGCGAAAGCGGTGCTGCGCAAGACGGCGTGGAACACCACGGACCCGGTCTACTTCTCCGCCGGTTCCTCGCGCACGTTCGAACCGTTCGACAGCGGGAACCGCGACCGGATCGAGGCCGAGTTCGGCCGGTACGGCCGCGGCGCCCTGTTGCCGTCAGGCAGCGAACGACGATGA
- a CDS encoding TIGR03619 family F420-dependent LLM class oxidoreductase: protein MRFGLLSPVVVQLPGSAAPWEADAGAEDLVVVAEHADLLGYHHLTCSEHVGVPPDVAASRGSVYWDPLATLSYLAARTRHIRLVTNVLVLGYHHPLALAKSYGTLDLLSGGRVVLGVGVGSLREEFDLLGASFGERGERADDALRALRVAWGRRRPRYHGHHYTFDDVVVTPCAPREDVSFWVGGRTRRSLRRAVELGEGWMPFGLAPERVRALLGTVEPPAGFDVVLHTGALDPLGDPEATLRAVTETRLAGATMLNASFVHHDREHLLAQLTALTELFPSAGWARTTRAIQEVP, encoded by the coding sequence ATGCGCTTCGGACTGCTCAGTCCCGTCGTCGTCCAGCTTCCCGGTTCCGCCGCGCCGTGGGAGGCCGACGCGGGCGCCGAGGACCTGGTGGTGGTAGCCGAGCACGCCGACCTGCTCGGCTACCACCACCTGACGTGCAGCGAGCACGTCGGCGTTCCCCCCGATGTCGCGGCGTCACGCGGCTCGGTCTACTGGGATCCGCTGGCGACGCTGAGCTATCTCGCGGCCAGGACGCGGCACATCCGGCTGGTCACCAACGTTCTGGTACTCGGCTATCACCATCCGCTCGCGCTGGCGAAGTCCTACGGGACACTCGACCTGCTCAGCGGCGGCCGGGTCGTGCTCGGCGTCGGGGTCGGCTCGCTGCGCGAGGAATTCGACCTGCTCGGCGCGTCGTTCGGCGAAAGGGGCGAACGGGCCGACGACGCGTTGCGCGCGCTGCGCGTGGCGTGGGGACGGCGCCGGCCGCGCTATCACGGCCACCACTACACCTTCGACGACGTCGTCGTGACACCCTGCGCTCCACGCGAGGACGTGTCCTTCTGGGTCGGCGGGCGCACCCGGCGTTCCTTGCGCAGGGCCGTGGAGCTGGGCGAGGGCTGGATGCCGTTCGGGCTTGCGCCCGAGCGTGTTCGCGCGCTGCTCGGCACGGTCGAGCCGCCGGCGGGATTCGACGTCGTGCTGCACACCGGCGCGCTCGACCCGCTCGGCGATCCCGAGGCGACCCTGCGCGCCGTGACCGAGACGCGGCTGGCAGGCGCGACGATGCTCAACGCGAGCTTCGTCCACCACGACCGCGAACACCTGCTGGCACAGCTCACCGCGCTCACCGAACTGTTTCCCTCGGCGGGCTGGGCTCGCACGACGCGCGCGATTCAGGAGGTTCCATGA
- a CDS encoding SDR family NAD(P)-dependent oxidoreductase: MIEGAARDGVALVTGGTGGIGSAVCKLLAERGSAVAFTYRANAEAADTLTAALTASGVTADSIAADLTDPSTVDGYAETLRARFGAIHTVIHAAGPHIPMIHLSRVDPGRYAQHLGQEAAAFFNVVHAVLPSLRESKGSVVAITTAATHRYPVRDGLSASPKAAVESLVRAFAAEEGRFGVRFNSVGPGMLTEGMAERLISSGELDDRALAVAKANIPLRRFGDAGDVARAAVFLASEQAGFITGQKLDVDGGYGV, translated from the coding sequence GTGATCGAGGGCGCGGCTCGCGACGGCGTCGCACTGGTCACCGGAGGCACCGGCGGGATCGGGTCGGCCGTGTGCAAGCTGCTCGCCGAGCGAGGTTCGGCCGTCGCCTTCACCTACCGGGCCAACGCGGAGGCTGCCGACACGCTCACCGCGGCACTCACGGCGAGCGGCGTCACCGCTGATTCGATCGCCGCGGACCTCACCGATCCGTCCACTGTCGACGGATACGCCGAGACGTTGCGCGCCAGGTTCGGCGCCATCCACACCGTGATCCACGCGGCCGGGCCGCACATCCCGATGATTCACCTGTCGCGGGTCGACCCCGGCCGCTATGCCCAGCATCTCGGGCAGGAGGCCGCCGCGTTCTTCAACGTCGTGCACGCGGTGTTGCCCTCGCTGCGCGAGAGCAAGGGCAGCGTCGTCGCGATCACCACGGCGGCGACCCACCGCTACCCCGTCAGGGACGGGCTTTCCGCGAGCCCCAAGGCCGCGGTCGAGTCGCTGGTGCGCGCGTTCGCCGCCGAGGAGGGCAGGTTCGGCGTGCGATTCAACAGCGTCGGCCCCGGAATGCTCACCGAAGGGATGGCCGAGCGGCTGATCAGCTCAGGCGAACTCGACGATCGCGCGCTGGCCGTCGCGAAGGCCAACATCCCGTTGCGCAGGTTCGGCGACGCGGGAGACGTGGCAAGGGCCGCGGTGTTCCTCGCCTCGGAGCAGGCGGGTTTCATCACCGGGCAGAAGCTCGACGTCGACGGCGGTTACGGCGTCTGA
- a CDS encoding PaaI family thioesterase produces MTEPVPAEGEASPADPHLAPEPAPTGAEGIAQLAAAARRVVDTVVHADPPADAALLAAKLHAIADEIAGSGRISPPRWDNPEHNRDHNPVTGAANPLAPPLTVSADGTGGVVGTATLGFPYQGPPGHVHGGISALLLDHVLGIANAAAGHRAMTAWLRVSYHRPLPLLTECTVRGKRVSSEGRKIRATGTISTGHGTHVSAEGLFVAVRPDLA; encoded by the coding sequence ATGACCGAGCCGGTACCGGCCGAAGGGGAAGCCAGCCCAGCCGACCCTCACCTCGCCCCGGAGCCCGCGCCGACGGGGGCCGAAGGGATCGCTCAGCTCGCCGCCGCGGCTCGCAGGGTCGTCGACACCGTCGTGCACGCGGACCCGCCAGCCGATGCGGCTCTGCTCGCGGCCAAACTGCACGCGATCGCCGACGAAATCGCGGGCTCCGGGCGGATTTCCCCGCCGAGGTGGGACAACCCCGAGCACAATCGCGACCACAATCCCGTGACCGGGGCCGCGAACCCCCTCGCTCCCCCGCTGACCGTGTCCGCCGACGGCACCGGCGGTGTCGTCGGCACCGCCACGCTCGGCTTTCCCTACCAGGGCCCGCCAGGACACGTCCACGGCGGAATCTCGGCGCTGCTGCTCGATCACGTACTCGGCATCGCCAACGCCGCCGCGGGACACAGGGCGATGACCGCGTGGCTGCGCGTGTCCTATCACCGGCCGTTGCCGCTGCTCACCGAATGCACCGTGCGGGGCAAGCGGGTGTCCTCGGAGGGACGCAAGATCAGGGCGACCGGAACCATCTCCACCGGCCATGGCACGCACGTGTCGGCGGAGGGACTGTTCGTCGCCGTCCGGCCGGACCTCGCGTGA
- a CDS encoding SDR family NAD(P)-dependent oxidoreductase yields the protein MAASHERTPRSASHLTGKVAVVTGGALGIGGGISRRLAASGALLVLNDISAEAAEETRADIDTKGGRCVVVAGDIREKATVARVSATALDLAGGGVDILVNNVGDFRPAARTFLHSTEQQWHQLYELNLLHVMRMCQALLPAMVERGTGAIVNNSTVEAFRGIPFAPVYSAFNAGVSAFTKSLAVDVAQYGVRVNAIAPDLADTPQTPAAAMLKGRDPDLIRTWIPAGRFGRPDDYAAVVEFLVSDDAGFVTGHTVPVDGGTLAASGWYARADRKGWTNMPNEA from the coding sequence ATGGCGGCGAGCCACGAAAGGACACCCCGGAGCGCGAGCCACCTCACGGGCAAGGTCGCGGTCGTCACCGGGGGAGCACTCGGTATCGGCGGCGGCATCAGCCGCAGGCTCGCCGCGTCGGGAGCGCTGCTCGTCCTCAACGACATCTCCGCCGAGGCGGCCGAGGAGACCCGCGCGGACATCGACACGAAGGGCGGCCGGTGCGTCGTCGTGGCGGGTGACATCAGAGAGAAGGCGACCGTCGCCAGGGTGAGCGCGACCGCGCTGGACCTCGCGGGTGGCGGGGTGGACATCCTGGTGAACAACGTCGGCGACTTCCGGCCCGCGGCGAGGACTTTCCTGCACAGCACCGAGCAGCAGTGGCATCAGCTGTACGAACTGAACCTGCTGCACGTCATGCGGATGTGCCAGGCGCTGCTGCCCGCGATGGTCGAGCGCGGGACAGGCGCGATCGTGAACAACTCCACCGTCGAGGCGTTCAGGGGTATCCCGTTCGCGCCTGTCTACTCGGCCTTCAACGCCGGGGTCAGCGCGTTCACGAAGAGTCTCGCCGTGGACGTCGCCCAGTACGGGGTGCGGGTCAACGCGATCGCCCCCGATCTCGCCGACACTCCGCAGACCCCTGCCGCGGCAATGCTCAAAGGTCGCGACCCGGATCTGATCAGGACCTGGATCCCCGCCGGTCGGTTCGGGCGGCCCGACGACTACGCCGCGGTCGTGGAGTTCCTGGTGTCCGACGACGCCGGTTTCGTCACCGGGCACACCGTTCCCGTCGACGGGGGCACGCTCGCGGCCTCGGGCTGGTACGCGCGAGCGGACCGCAAGGGCTGGACGAACATGCCCAACGAGGCGTGA
- a CDS encoding LLM class F420-dependent oxidoreductase, with product MSGIMRCGISTPIVTLAGRRPEWEHAAGLPEVSTVARTADRLGFEFLTCPDHVAVPPGLARGERFYDPLATFSYLAALTERIRFLPYVLVLPFYHPLELAKRYGTLDLLSGGRLTLGLGIGNLREEFDLLGVPFGDRGPRADDALRALRASLSGGVVSYHGPYYDFADLVIDPHAVQERVPLWIGGHSERALRRAITLADGWAPAPVQFRGPDATRLKDMLTRAEAPSGFDVVMSPQRPLDPMTEPEATCEAVHAAAEAGATVLNLSVRHRSLDHYLEQLTAFAELPAS from the coding sequence TTGAGCGGCATCATGCGCTGCGGGATCAGCACACCCATCGTCACCCTCGCCGGCCGACGACCCGAATGGGAGCACGCGGCGGGACTGCCCGAGGTGTCCACCGTGGCAAGGACGGCCGACCGGCTCGGCTTCGAATTCCTGACCTGTCCGGACCACGTCGCCGTCCCGCCGGGGCTGGCAAGAGGCGAACGGTTCTACGATCCGCTGGCTACCTTCTCCTATCTTGCCGCGCTCACCGAGCGCATCCGGTTTCTCCCGTATGTGCTCGTGCTGCCCTTCTACCATCCGCTGGAACTGGCGAAACGCTACGGAACGCTCGACCTGCTCAGCGGCGGCAGGCTGACGCTCGGCCTCGGTATCGGCAACCTGCGCGAGGAGTTCGACCTGCTCGGTGTCCCCTTCGGCGATCGGGGACCGCGAGCCGACGACGCGCTCCGCGCGCTGCGGGCGAGCCTGTCCGGCGGCGTCGTGAGTTACCACGGCCCCTACTACGACTTCGCCGACCTGGTCATCGATCCGCACGCCGTCCAGGAGCGGGTGCCGCTGTGGATCGGAGGGCACAGCGAACGCGCCCTTCGCCGCGCCATCACTCTGGCCGATGGCTGGGCGCCCGCCCCGGTCCAATTCAGAGGACCGGACGCCACGCGGCTGAAGGACATGCTCACCCGCGCCGAAGCGCCCAGCGGATTCGACGTCGTGATGTCGCCGCAACGCCCGCTCGACCCCATGACCGAACCCGAGGCGACGTGTGAGGCCGTGCACGCCGCCGCAGAGGCCGGAGCCACCGTGCTCAATCTCAGCGTGCGCCACCGCAGTCTCGACCACTACCTCGAACAACTCACCGCGTTCGCCGAACTTCCCGCGAGCTGA
- a CDS encoding SDR family NAD(P)-dependent oxidoreductase: MTTVARAPFGFGAGDVVVVTGAASGIGKAVALRAAEAGLTVAAWDVNQAGVAATVADIARTGGTAHAITADVSEAADVERGLARSRELGTIRHLVNNAGPSSAVELEFEEALRISVGSMRRMVDSWLATGAPDGASLVNIASVAGNVIGTASDWYCAGKSAITGYTRHLAAYRGHEVRANAVAPGMTDTPRLAGFAASDVGKRVLGRIPLHRMGTPDDIAWPVLFLLSPLAAYVNGAFVPVDGGWTVTQ, translated from the coding sequence ATGACCACAGTGGCCAGAGCACCGTTCGGGTTCGGCGCCGGTGATGTCGTCGTGGTCACCGGCGCGGCGAGCGGGATCGGCAAGGCCGTCGCACTGCGCGCGGCTGAGGCGGGCCTGACGGTCGCGGCCTGGGACGTCAACCAAGCCGGGGTCGCCGCCACGGTCGCCGACATCGCGCGGACCGGTGGGACCGCGCACGCCATCACCGCCGACGTCAGCGAAGCCGCCGATGTCGAACGCGGGCTGGCTCGCAGCCGCGAACTGGGGACGATACGGCACCTCGTCAACAACGCGGGTCCTTCCTCGGCTGTCGAACTGGAATTCGAGGAGGCGCTGCGGATCTCGGTGGGCAGCATGCGCCGCATGGTGGACTCGTGGCTGGCCACGGGCGCGCCGGATGGCGCTTCGCTGGTCAACATCGCCTCCGTGGCCGGCAATGTCATCGGTACCGCGTCAGACTGGTATTGCGCCGGCAAGTCCGCCATCACGGGCTACACCAGGCATCTCGCCGCCTACCGCGGTCACGAGGTCCGGGCCAACGCGGTCGCTCCTGGCATGACGGACACTCCCCGGCTCGCCGGATTCGCGGCAAGCGACGTCGGCAAACGGGTACTCGGCCGGATCCCGTTGCACCGCATGGGAACCCCGGACGACATCGCGTGGCCGGTGCTGTTCCTGCTTTCCCCGCTCGCCGCCTACGTCAACGGCGCGTTCGTCCCGGTCGACGGCGGGTGGACGGTGACCCAGTGA
- a CDS encoding nuclear transport factor 2 family protein: protein MRLSERDRLDLLDLAARYALYADRRDLDALAGLFTEDGVLVLPEPPASLAATTRHEGHARIGFALAALHDIPVTEHAVLGHVIDEQPATGTASGTVTGTASHVTDRPDGQSRDLIWHVHYRDRYRRDPGGWRFHTRQLDIDWIETRPVRLHRQGGGDRRRH from the coding sequence GTGAGGCTGTCCGAACGCGACCGTCTCGACCTGCTCGACCTCGCGGCACGCTACGCCCTCTACGCCGACCGGCGTGACCTGGACGCGCTCGCCGGGCTGTTCACCGAGGACGGCGTTCTTGTGCTTCCCGAGCCGCCGGCGAGCCTCGCGGCCACCACCCGGCACGAGGGGCACGCGCGGATCGGGTTCGCGCTGGCCGCGCTGCACGACATCCCTGTCACCGAGCACGCCGTCCTCGGCCATGTCATCGACGAACAACCCGCGACAGGCACCGCGAGCGGCACGGTCACCGGTACCGCTTCGCACGTCACGGACCGGCCGGACGGCCAAAGCCGCGACCTGATCTGGCACGTGCACTACCGCGACCGGTACCGGCGTGACCCCGGTGGCTGGCGATTCCACACCAGGCAACTGGACATCGACTGGATCGAAACCCGGCCCGTGCGCCTGCACAGGCAGGGCGGGGGAGACAGGAGGCGGCACTGA